In a single window of the Elaeis guineensis isolate ETL-2024a chromosome 4, EG11, whole genome shotgun sequence genome:
- the LOC105037199 gene encoding uncharacterized protein translates to MILALLFANADGNILIERFHGVPAEERLHWRSFLVKLGADNLKGAKNEELFVASHKSVYIVYTILGDVCVYVVGKDEYDELALAEVIFVITSSMKDICGKPPTERLFLDKYGKICLCLDEIVWKGMLENPDKDRIRKLIRLKPPTEA, encoded by the exons ATGATACTGGCCCTCCTCTTCGCCAACGCCGACGGCAACATCCTCATTGAGCG TTTTCATGGAGTGCCTGCAGAGGAGCGACTGCATTGGCGATCTTTCCTAGTGAAACTAGGAGCTGATAATCTTAAAGGAGCTAAAAATGAAGAGCTTTTTGTTGCTTCACACAA GTCTGTGTATATTGTATACACCATTCTTGGAGATGTATGTGTTTATGTTGTTGGCAAGGATGAGTATGATGAGCTTGCTT TGGCAGAAGTAATCTTTGTAATCACATCATCAATGAAGGACATTTGTGGAAAACCTCCAACTGAGCGCCTATTCCTCGACAAATATGGAAAGATATGCCTGTGTCTTGATGAAATTGTTTGGAAG GGGATGCTGGAGAACCCTGACAAGGACAGGATTCGAAAGTTGATAAGGCTAAAACCTCCTACTGAGGCATGA
- the LOC140857111 gene encoding uncharacterized protein → MQRWCSKLGRHILSSSCSALRPIPPRRLEPVAFPANTPILKPLSGDPSPGTLRPQLLGLGFFPPSLLLGAMQARHYAAKERSRAPITPATSKVKKYKLKAFSSFKFRFRTMNDGKIRRWRAGKRHNAHLKSKKAKRRLRKPEVVHAAYAKVIKKLNFCG, encoded by the exons ATGCAGCGATGGTGCAGCAAGCTCGGCCGCCACATCCTATCCTCTTCCTGTTCTGCCCTCCGTCCCATCCCTCCCCGACGTCTCGAACCGGTGGCATTTCCAGCAAATACGCCGATCCTCAAGCCCCTTTCCGGTGACCCATCTCCTGGGACACTCCGCCCCCAGCTTCTAGGTTTAGGGTTTTTTCCTCCCTCTTTACTTCTTGGG GCGATGCAAGCCCGGCATTATGCAGCAAAGGAGAGATCAAGAGCTCCAATTACGCCAGCTACTTCCAAAGTGAAGAAATACAAGCTTAAAGCTTTCTC atcttttaagttcagatttaggACCATGAATGATGGAAAGATCCGGCGGTGGAGGGCAGGAAAGCGGCATAATGCACATTTGAAG TCCAAGAAGGCAAAGAGAAGACTCAGAAAGCCGGAGGTTGTACATGCAGCTTATGCCAAAGTGATTAAGAAGTTGAACTTTTGTGGCTAG